A single Triticum dicoccoides isolate Atlit2015 ecotype Zavitan chromosome 2A, WEW_v2.0, whole genome shotgun sequence DNA region contains:
- the LOC119357321 gene encoding uncharacterized protein LOC119357321 — protein sequence MVGKTERVDMDFTRAHGIARLLVSILDIDYVPDMVKWAFRGKVYTLEIQFEDDSLFAEAPAATGDDMNEGDDDTAGKEKMADDSVSEVAKRPEPTGRAAGGGTAPGVSVPTTTLRFGSFGPASAPPRLWSERVESGEEIEFSLPPLDFAGTEVEGSGGPESLDIVSSTSACGDVAVVQAGGLTSSGSPDRDSLEAPSHPPVGEPSPRSPVAGRSPLADAQVRREGVGPVASTPPSASVPEGGAIFEMATCTPDRRSGVDGGRGQVAFSSPVLDSARSPRSPGGDRVDVRGVTGGRSPDKFSREEVIMFGGIPDQAAEGRRMSCRLQSHPEVDDMQQRCAARAAKLRDVQVTTGVVPGYGADPYLVLTHSDGGQGAFGYWICPVGDGCAGYLQPVWMAIM from the exons ATGGTTGGTAAGACCGAGCGAGTTGATATGGATTTCACTAGAGCTCATGGGATAGCTCGCCTATTGGTCAGTATTCTGGACATCGACTATGTACCCGACATGGTTAAGTGGGCCTTTCGAGGGAAGGTTTACACTCTTGAGATTCAGTTTGAGGATGATAGTCTCTTCGCAGAGGCTCCAGCGGCCACTGGTGATGACATGAATGAAGGTGATGATGATACTGCGGGTAAGGAAAAGATGGCCGATGATTCTGTCAGTGAGGTGGCCAAGAGGCCGGAGCCGACGGGTAGGGCAGCAGGTGGAGGGACGGCGCCTGGAGTATCTGTGCCGACCACCACTCTGCGTTTTGGTTCCTTTGGTCCAGCTTCCGCTCCTCCGAGACTGTGGAGCGAGCGGGTGGAGTCGGGTGAGGAGATTGAGTTTTCTTTACCGCCGTTGGATTTTGCGGGTACGGAGGTGGAGGGTTCCGGTGGGCCCGAGAGCTTGGATATTGTCTCGTCTACATCAGCGTGTGGTGACGTGGCTGTGGTGCAGGCGGGTGGTCTGACCTCATCTGGGAGTCCGGATCGGGATTCTTTGGAGGCCCCCTCTCATCCTCCGGTTGGGGAGCCTTCTCCTCGCTCGCCTGTGGCTGGGCGATCACCTCTGGCGGATGCGCAGGTTCGGCGGGAGGGCGTGGGGCCGGTGGCCTCTACGCCCCCATCGGCCTCGGTGCCCGAGGGGGGCGCCATATTCGAGATGGCGACGTGCACTCCGGACAGGCGGTCCGGGGTGGATGGGGGGAGGGGGCAGGTggccttctcctccccagtgctggACTCGGCGCGCTCACCGCGCTCACCTGGTGGCGACCGGGTGGATGTTCGGGGAGTGACAGGTGGTCGCTCGCCGGATAAATTCTcgcgggaggaggtcattatgtttGGCGGGATCCCGGACCAGGCAGCTGAGGGTCGACGTATGAGTTGTCGGCTTCAGAGCCATCCGGAGGTGGACGACATGCAGCAGCGCTGTGCcgcgagggcggccaagcttcgtgacgtccaagtcactactg GTGTTGTTCCGGGCTACGGCGCTGATCCGTacttggtccttactcactccgacggaggccagggagcgtttggttactggatctgtccggtgggagacggttgcgcgggatatcttcaaccggtttggatggcgatcatgtaa